A genomic segment from Callithrix jacchus isolate 240 chromosome 8, calJac240_pri, whole genome shotgun sequence encodes:
- the KLC1 gene encoding kinesin light chain 1 isoform X35, translating to MYENMSTMVYIKEDKLEKLTQDEIISKTKQVIQGLEALKNEHNSILQSLLETLKCLKKDDESNLVEEKSNMIRKSLEMLELGLSEAQVMMALSNHLNAVESEKQKLRAQVRRLCQENQWLRDELANTQQKLQKSEQSVAQLEEEKKHLEFMNQLKKYDDDISPSEDKDTDSTKEPLDDLFPNDEDDPGQGIQQQHSSAAAAAQQGGYEIPARLRTLHNLVIQYASQGRYEVAVPLCKQALEDLEKTSGHDHPDVATMLNILALVYRDQNKYKDAANLLNDALAIREKTLGKDHPAVAATLNNLAVLYGKRGKYKEAEPLCKRALEIREKVLGKDHPDVAKQLNNLALLCQNQGKYEEVEYYYQRALEIYQTKLGPDDPNVAKTKNNLASCYLKQGKFKQAETLYKEILTRAHEREFGSVDDENKPIWMHAEEREECKGKQKDGTSFGEYGGWYKACKVDSPTVTTTLKNLGALYRRQGKFEAAETLEEAAMRSRKQRVAEVLNDPENMEKRRSRESLNVDVVKYESGPDGGEEGVSGRASFCGKRQQQQWPGRRYR from the exons ATGTATGAGAACATGTCCACAATGGTGTACATAAAGGAAGACAAGTTGGAGAAGCTTACGCAGgatgaaattatttctaagaCAAAGCAAGTGATTCAGGGGCTGGAGGCTTTGAAGAATGAGCACAATTCCATCTTACAAAGTTTACTGGAGACACTGAAGTGTTTGAAGAAGGATGATGAGAGTAACCTGGTGGAGGAGAAATCAAACATGATCCGGAAGTCACTGGAGATGTTGGAGCTTGGCCTGAGTGAGGCACAG GTTATGATGGCTTTGTCGAATCACCTGAATGCTGTGGAGTCTGAGAAACAGAAACTGCGTGCACAGGTTCGTCGTCTGTGCCAGGAGAATCAGTGGCTGCGGGATGAGCTGGCCAACACGCAGCAGAAACTGCAGAAGAGTGAGCAGTCTGTGGCTCAactggaggaggagaagaagcatCTGGAGTTTATGAATCAGCTAAAAAAATACGATGATGACATTTCCCCATCT GAGGACAAAGACACTGATTCTACCAAAGAGCCTCTGGATGACCTTTTCCCCAATGATGAAGACGACCCAGGGCAAGGAA TCCAGCAGCAGCACAGCAGTGCAGCCGCGGCTGCCCAGCAGGGCGGCTACGAGATTCCTGCACGGCTGCGTACGCTCCACAACCTGGTGATCCAGTATGCCTCTCAGGGGCGCTACGAGGTAGCTGTGCCCCTCTGCAAGCAGGCCCTGGAGGACCTGGAGAAGACTTCAGGACATGACCACCCCGACGTGGCCACCATGCTCAACATCCTGGCCTTGGTGTACAG gGATCAGAATAAATACAAAGACGCAGCTAACCTGCTGAATGACGCCTTGGCTATCCGTGAGAAAACCCTGGGCAAAGACCATCCTGCG GTGGCAGCGACTTTGAATAACCTTGCAGTCCTTTATGGTAAAAGAGGGAAGTACAAAGAAGCAGAGCCATTGTGTAAAAGAGCTCTGGAAATCCGAGAAAAG GTTTTGGGGAAGGACCACCCCGACGTTGCCAAGCAGTTGAATAACTTGGCCTTACTGTGCCAGAACCAGGGCAAGTATGAAGAGGTCGAGTACTATTACCAAAGAGCCCTGGAGATCTACCAGACGAAACTGGGGCCGGACGACCCCAACGTGGCCAAGACGAAAAATAACCTG gcatCCTGCTATCTGAAGCAAGGAAAGTTCAAGCAGGCAGAAACACTGTACAAAGAAATTCTCACTCGTGCACATGAACGGGAGTTTGGTTCTGTAGATG ATGAAAATAAACCCATTTGGATGCAtgctgaagaaagagaagaatgcaaa GGAAAGCAAAAGGATGGGACATCTTTTGGAGAGTATGGCGGCTGGTACAAAGCCTGCAAAGTTGATAG TCCAACTGTTACAACCACTCTGAAAAACCTCGGGGCACTTTATAGACGTCAAGGCAAATTTGAAGCTGCAGAAACATTAGAAGAAGCTGCCATGAGGTCTCGCAAACAG AGGGTGGCGGAAGTGCTCAATGACCCTGAGAACATGGAGAAGCGCAGGAGCCGCGAGAGCCTCAACGTGGACGTGGTCAAGTACGAGAGTGGCCCTGACGGAGGGGAGGAA
- the KLC1 gene encoding kinesin light chain 1 isoform X13, with protein MYENMSTMVYIKEDKLEKLTQDEIISKTKQVIQGLEALKNEHNSILQSLLETLKCLKKDDESNLVEEKSNMIRKSLEMLELGLSEAQVMMALSNHLNAVESEKQKLRAQVRRLCQENQWLRDELANTQQKLQKSEQSVAQLEEEKKHLEFMNQLKKYDDDISPSEDKDTDSTKEPLDDLFPNDEDDPGQGIQQQHSSAAAAAQQGGYEIPARLRTLHNLVIQYASQGRYEVAVPLCKQALEDLEKTSGHDHPDVATMLNILALVYRDQNKYKDAANLLNDALAIREKTLGKDHPAVAATLNNLAVLYGKRGKYKEAEPLCKRALEIREKVLGKDHPDVAKQLNNLALLCQNQGKYEEVEYYYQRALEIYQTKLGPDDPNVAKTKNNLASCYLKQGKFKQAETLYKEILTRAHEREFGSVDDENKPIWMHAEEREECKGKQKDGTSFGEYGGWYKACKVDSPTVTTTLKNLGALYRRQGKFEAAETLEEAAMRSRKQRVAEVLNDPENMEKRRSRESLNVDVVKYESGPDGGEEVSMSVEWNGDGTGSLKRSGSFSKLRASIRRSSEKLVRKLKGGSSRESEPKNPGMKRASSLNVLNVGGKAAEDRFQERNNCLADSRALSASHTDLAH; from the exons ATGTATGAGAACATGTCCACAATGGTGTACATAAAGGAAGACAAGTTGGAGAAGCTTACGCAGgatgaaattatttctaagaCAAAGCAAGTGATTCAGGGGCTGGAGGCTTTGAAGAATGAGCACAATTCCATCTTACAAAGTTTACTGGAGACACTGAAGTGTTTGAAGAAGGATGATGAGAGTAACCTGGTGGAGGAGAAATCAAACATGATCCGGAAGTCACTGGAGATGTTGGAGCTTGGCCTGAGTGAGGCACAG GTTATGATGGCTTTGTCGAATCACCTGAATGCTGTGGAGTCTGAGAAACAGAAACTGCGTGCACAGGTTCGTCGTCTGTGCCAGGAGAATCAGTGGCTGCGGGATGAGCTGGCCAACACGCAGCAGAAACTGCAGAAGAGTGAGCAGTCTGTGGCTCAactggaggaggagaagaagcatCTGGAGTTTATGAATCAGCTAAAAAAATACGATGATGACATTTCCCCATCT GAGGACAAAGACACTGATTCTACCAAAGAGCCTCTGGATGACCTTTTCCCCAATGATGAAGACGACCCAGGGCAAGGAA TCCAGCAGCAGCACAGCAGTGCAGCCGCGGCTGCCCAGCAGGGCGGCTACGAGATTCCTGCACGGCTGCGTACGCTCCACAACCTGGTGATCCAGTATGCCTCTCAGGGGCGCTACGAGGTAGCTGTGCCCCTCTGCAAGCAGGCCCTGGAGGACCTGGAGAAGACTTCAGGACATGACCACCCCGACGTGGCCACCATGCTCAACATCCTGGCCTTGGTGTACAG gGATCAGAATAAATACAAAGACGCAGCTAACCTGCTGAATGACGCCTTGGCTATCCGTGAGAAAACCCTGGGCAAAGACCATCCTGCG GTGGCAGCGACTTTGAATAACCTTGCAGTCCTTTATGGTAAAAGAGGGAAGTACAAAGAAGCAGAGCCATTGTGTAAAAGAGCTCTGGAAATCCGAGAAAAG GTTTTGGGGAAGGACCACCCCGACGTTGCCAAGCAGTTGAATAACTTGGCCTTACTGTGCCAGAACCAGGGCAAGTATGAAGAGGTCGAGTACTATTACCAAAGAGCCCTGGAGATCTACCAGACGAAACTGGGGCCGGACGACCCCAACGTGGCCAAGACGAAAAATAACCTG gcatCCTGCTATCTGAAGCAAGGAAAGTTCAAGCAGGCAGAAACACTGTACAAAGAAATTCTCACTCGTGCACATGAACGGGAGTTTGGTTCTGTAGATG ATGAAAATAAACCCATTTGGATGCAtgctgaagaaagagaagaatgcaaa GGAAAGCAAAAGGATGGGACATCTTTTGGAGAGTATGGCGGCTGGTACAAAGCCTGCAAAGTTGATAG TCCAACTGTTACAACCACTCTGAAAAACCTCGGGGCACTTTATAGACGTCAAGGCAAATTTGAAGCTGCAGAAACATTAGAAGAAGCTGCCATGAGGTCTCGCAAACAG AGGGTGGCGGAAGTGCTCAATGACCCTGAGAACATGGAGAAGCGCAGGAGCCGCGAGAGCCTCAACGTGGACGTGGTCAAGTACGAGAGTGGCCCTGACGGAGGGGAGGAAGTGAGTATGAGCGTAGAGTGGAACGGG GATGGCACTGGATCTTTAAAACGCAGTGGTTCCTTTAGCAAACTCCGGGCTTCCATTAGACGCAGCAGTGAGAAGCTGGTTAGGAAGCTGAAGGGAGGAAGTTCACGAGAGAGTGAGCCAAAGAACCCCGG CATGAAGCGTGCCAGTTCTCTGAATGTCCTTAACGTGGGTGGCAAGGCTGCTGAAGATCGCTTCCAA GAACGAAATAATTGTCTGGCAGACTCGCGAGCTCTGAGTGCCAGCCACACTGACCTGGCCCACTGA
- the KLC1 gene encoding kinesin light chain 1 isoform X18, whose translation MYENMSTMVYIKEDKLEKLTQDEIISKTKQVIQGLEALKNEHNSILQSLLETLKCLKKDDESNLVEEKSNMIRKSLEMLELGLSEAQVMMALSNHLNAVESEKQKLRAQVRRLCQENQWLRDELANTQQKLQKSEQSVAQLEEEKKHLEFMNQLKKYDDDISPSEDKDTDSTKEPLDDLFPNDEDDPGQGIQQQHSSAAAAAQQGGYEIPARLRTLHNLVIQYASQGRYEVAVPLCKQALEDLEKTSGHDHPDVATMLNILALVYRDQNKYKDAANLLNDALAIREKTLGKDHPAVAATLNNLAVLYGKRGKYKEAEPLCKRALEIREKVLGKDHPDVAKQLNNLALLCQNQGKYEEVEYYYQRALEIYQTKLGPDDPNVAKTKNNLASCYLKQGKFKQAETLYKEILTRAHEREFGSVDDENKPIWMHAEEREECKGKQKDGTSFGEYGGWYKACKVDSPTVTTTLKNLGALYRRQGKFEAAETLEEAAMRSRKQRVAEVLNDPENMEKRRSRESLNVDVVKYESGPDGGEEDGTGSLKRSGSFSKLRASIRRSSEKLVRKLKGGSSRESEPKNPGMKRASSLNVLNVGGKAAEDRFQERNNCLADSRALSASHTDLAH comes from the exons ATGTATGAGAACATGTCCACAATGGTGTACATAAAGGAAGACAAGTTGGAGAAGCTTACGCAGgatgaaattatttctaagaCAAAGCAAGTGATTCAGGGGCTGGAGGCTTTGAAGAATGAGCACAATTCCATCTTACAAAGTTTACTGGAGACACTGAAGTGTTTGAAGAAGGATGATGAGAGTAACCTGGTGGAGGAGAAATCAAACATGATCCGGAAGTCACTGGAGATGTTGGAGCTTGGCCTGAGTGAGGCACAG GTTATGATGGCTTTGTCGAATCACCTGAATGCTGTGGAGTCTGAGAAACAGAAACTGCGTGCACAGGTTCGTCGTCTGTGCCAGGAGAATCAGTGGCTGCGGGATGAGCTGGCCAACACGCAGCAGAAACTGCAGAAGAGTGAGCAGTCTGTGGCTCAactggaggaggagaagaagcatCTGGAGTTTATGAATCAGCTAAAAAAATACGATGATGACATTTCCCCATCT GAGGACAAAGACACTGATTCTACCAAAGAGCCTCTGGATGACCTTTTCCCCAATGATGAAGACGACCCAGGGCAAGGAA TCCAGCAGCAGCACAGCAGTGCAGCCGCGGCTGCCCAGCAGGGCGGCTACGAGATTCCTGCACGGCTGCGTACGCTCCACAACCTGGTGATCCAGTATGCCTCTCAGGGGCGCTACGAGGTAGCTGTGCCCCTCTGCAAGCAGGCCCTGGAGGACCTGGAGAAGACTTCAGGACATGACCACCCCGACGTGGCCACCATGCTCAACATCCTGGCCTTGGTGTACAG gGATCAGAATAAATACAAAGACGCAGCTAACCTGCTGAATGACGCCTTGGCTATCCGTGAGAAAACCCTGGGCAAAGACCATCCTGCG GTGGCAGCGACTTTGAATAACCTTGCAGTCCTTTATGGTAAAAGAGGGAAGTACAAAGAAGCAGAGCCATTGTGTAAAAGAGCTCTGGAAATCCGAGAAAAG GTTTTGGGGAAGGACCACCCCGACGTTGCCAAGCAGTTGAATAACTTGGCCTTACTGTGCCAGAACCAGGGCAAGTATGAAGAGGTCGAGTACTATTACCAAAGAGCCCTGGAGATCTACCAGACGAAACTGGGGCCGGACGACCCCAACGTGGCCAAGACGAAAAATAACCTG gcatCCTGCTATCTGAAGCAAGGAAAGTTCAAGCAGGCAGAAACACTGTACAAAGAAATTCTCACTCGTGCACATGAACGGGAGTTTGGTTCTGTAGATG ATGAAAATAAACCCATTTGGATGCAtgctgaagaaagagaagaatgcaaa GGAAAGCAAAAGGATGGGACATCTTTTGGAGAGTATGGCGGCTGGTACAAAGCCTGCAAAGTTGATAG TCCAACTGTTACAACCACTCTGAAAAACCTCGGGGCACTTTATAGACGTCAAGGCAAATTTGAAGCTGCAGAAACATTAGAAGAAGCTGCCATGAGGTCTCGCAAACAG AGGGTGGCGGAAGTGCTCAATGACCCTGAGAACATGGAGAAGCGCAGGAGCCGCGAGAGCCTCAACGTGGACGTGGTCAAGTACGAGAGTGGCCCTGACGGAGGGGAGGAA GATGGCACTGGATCTTTAAAACGCAGTGGTTCCTTTAGCAAACTCCGGGCTTCCATTAGACGCAGCAGTGAGAAGCTGGTTAGGAAGCTGAAGGGAGGAAGTTCACGAGAGAGTGAGCCAAAGAACCCCGG CATGAAGCGTGCCAGTTCTCTGAATGTCCTTAACGTGGGTGGCAAGGCTGCTGAAGATCGCTTCCAA GAACGAAATAATTGTCTGGCAGACTCGCGAGCTCTGAGTGCCAGCCACACTGACCTGGCCCACTGA
- the KLC1 gene encoding kinesin light chain 1 isoform X15: MYENMSTMVYIKEDKLEKLTQDEIISKTKQVIQGLEALKNEHNSILQSLLETLKCLKKDDESNLVEEKSNMIRKSLEMLELGLSEAQVMMALSNHLNAVESEKQKLRAQVRRLCQENQWLRDELANTQQKLQKSEQSVAQLEEEKKHLEFMNQLKKYDDDISPSEDKDTDSTKEPLDDLFPNDEDDPGQGIQQQHSSAAAAAQQGGYEIPARLRTLHNLVIQYASQGRYEVAVPLCKQALEDLEKTSGHDHPDVATMLNILALVYRDQNKYKDAANLLNDALAIREKTLGKDHPAVAATLNNLAVLYGKRGKYKEAEPLCKRALEIREKVLGKDHPDVAKQLNNLALLCQNQGKYEEVEYYYQRALEIYQTKLGPDDPNVAKTKNNLASCYLKQGKFKQAETLYKEILTRAHEREFGSVDDENKPIWMHAEEREECKGKQKDGTSFGEYGGWYKACKVDSPTVTTTLKNLGALYRRQGKFEAAETLEEAAMRSRKQRVAEVLNDPENMEKRRSRESLNVDVVKYESGPDGGEEDGTGSLKRSGSFSKLRASIRRSSEKLVRKLKGGSSRESEPKNPGMKRASSLNVLNVGGKAAEDRFQGVSGRASFCGKRQQQQWPGRRYR, from the exons ATGTATGAGAACATGTCCACAATGGTGTACATAAAGGAAGACAAGTTGGAGAAGCTTACGCAGgatgaaattatttctaagaCAAAGCAAGTGATTCAGGGGCTGGAGGCTTTGAAGAATGAGCACAATTCCATCTTACAAAGTTTACTGGAGACACTGAAGTGTTTGAAGAAGGATGATGAGAGTAACCTGGTGGAGGAGAAATCAAACATGATCCGGAAGTCACTGGAGATGTTGGAGCTTGGCCTGAGTGAGGCACAG GTTATGATGGCTTTGTCGAATCACCTGAATGCTGTGGAGTCTGAGAAACAGAAACTGCGTGCACAGGTTCGTCGTCTGTGCCAGGAGAATCAGTGGCTGCGGGATGAGCTGGCCAACACGCAGCAGAAACTGCAGAAGAGTGAGCAGTCTGTGGCTCAactggaggaggagaagaagcatCTGGAGTTTATGAATCAGCTAAAAAAATACGATGATGACATTTCCCCATCT GAGGACAAAGACACTGATTCTACCAAAGAGCCTCTGGATGACCTTTTCCCCAATGATGAAGACGACCCAGGGCAAGGAA TCCAGCAGCAGCACAGCAGTGCAGCCGCGGCTGCCCAGCAGGGCGGCTACGAGATTCCTGCACGGCTGCGTACGCTCCACAACCTGGTGATCCAGTATGCCTCTCAGGGGCGCTACGAGGTAGCTGTGCCCCTCTGCAAGCAGGCCCTGGAGGACCTGGAGAAGACTTCAGGACATGACCACCCCGACGTGGCCACCATGCTCAACATCCTGGCCTTGGTGTACAG gGATCAGAATAAATACAAAGACGCAGCTAACCTGCTGAATGACGCCTTGGCTATCCGTGAGAAAACCCTGGGCAAAGACCATCCTGCG GTGGCAGCGACTTTGAATAACCTTGCAGTCCTTTATGGTAAAAGAGGGAAGTACAAAGAAGCAGAGCCATTGTGTAAAAGAGCTCTGGAAATCCGAGAAAAG GTTTTGGGGAAGGACCACCCCGACGTTGCCAAGCAGTTGAATAACTTGGCCTTACTGTGCCAGAACCAGGGCAAGTATGAAGAGGTCGAGTACTATTACCAAAGAGCCCTGGAGATCTACCAGACGAAACTGGGGCCGGACGACCCCAACGTGGCCAAGACGAAAAATAACCTG gcatCCTGCTATCTGAAGCAAGGAAAGTTCAAGCAGGCAGAAACACTGTACAAAGAAATTCTCACTCGTGCACATGAACGGGAGTTTGGTTCTGTAGATG ATGAAAATAAACCCATTTGGATGCAtgctgaagaaagagaagaatgcaaa GGAAAGCAAAAGGATGGGACATCTTTTGGAGAGTATGGCGGCTGGTACAAAGCCTGCAAAGTTGATAG TCCAACTGTTACAACCACTCTGAAAAACCTCGGGGCACTTTATAGACGTCAAGGCAAATTTGAAGCTGCAGAAACATTAGAAGAAGCTGCCATGAGGTCTCGCAAACAG AGGGTGGCGGAAGTGCTCAATGACCCTGAGAACATGGAGAAGCGCAGGAGCCGCGAGAGCCTCAACGTGGACGTGGTCAAGTACGAGAGTGGCCCTGACGGAGGGGAGGAA GATGGCACTGGATCTTTAAAACGCAGTGGTTCCTTTAGCAAACTCCGGGCTTCCATTAGACGCAGCAGTGAGAAGCTGGTTAGGAAGCTGAAGGGAGGAAGTTCACGAGAGAGTGAGCCAAAGAACCCCGG CATGAAGCGTGCCAGTTCTCTGAATGTCCTTAACGTGGGTGGCAAGGCTGCTGAAGATCGCTTCCAA
- the KLC1 gene encoding kinesin light chain 1 isoform X28: MYENMSTMVYIKEDKLEKLTQDEIISKTKQVIQGLEALKNEHNSILQSLLETLKCLKKDDESNLVEEKSNMIRKSLEMLELGLSEAQVMMALSNHLNAVESEKQKLRAQVRRLCQENQWLRDELANTQQKLQKSEQSVAQLEEEKKHLEFMNQLKKYDDDISPSEDKDTDSTKEPLDDLFPNDEDDPGQGIQQQHSSAAAAAQQGGYEIPARLRTLHNLVIQYASQGRYEVAVPLCKQALEDLEKTSGHDHPDVATMLNILALVYRDQNKYKDAANLLNDALAIREKTLGKDHPAVAATLNNLAVLYGKRGKYKEAEPLCKRALEIREKVLGKDHPDVAKQLNNLALLCQNQGKYEEVEYYYQRALEIYQTKLGPDDPNVAKTKNNLASCYLKQGKFKQAETLYKEILTRAHEREFGSVDDENKPIWMHAEEREECKGKQKDGTSFGEYGGWYKACKVDSPTVTTTLKNLGALYRRQGKFEAAETLEEAAMRSRKQGLDNVHKQRVAEVLNDPENMEKRRSRESLNVDVVKYESGPDGGEEGVSGRASFCGKRQQQQWPGRRYR, translated from the exons ATGTATGAGAACATGTCCACAATGGTGTACATAAAGGAAGACAAGTTGGAGAAGCTTACGCAGgatgaaattatttctaagaCAAAGCAAGTGATTCAGGGGCTGGAGGCTTTGAAGAATGAGCACAATTCCATCTTACAAAGTTTACTGGAGACACTGAAGTGTTTGAAGAAGGATGATGAGAGTAACCTGGTGGAGGAGAAATCAAACATGATCCGGAAGTCACTGGAGATGTTGGAGCTTGGCCTGAGTGAGGCACAG GTTATGATGGCTTTGTCGAATCACCTGAATGCTGTGGAGTCTGAGAAACAGAAACTGCGTGCACAGGTTCGTCGTCTGTGCCAGGAGAATCAGTGGCTGCGGGATGAGCTGGCCAACACGCAGCAGAAACTGCAGAAGAGTGAGCAGTCTGTGGCTCAactggaggaggagaagaagcatCTGGAGTTTATGAATCAGCTAAAAAAATACGATGATGACATTTCCCCATCT GAGGACAAAGACACTGATTCTACCAAAGAGCCTCTGGATGACCTTTTCCCCAATGATGAAGACGACCCAGGGCAAGGAA TCCAGCAGCAGCACAGCAGTGCAGCCGCGGCTGCCCAGCAGGGCGGCTACGAGATTCCTGCACGGCTGCGTACGCTCCACAACCTGGTGATCCAGTATGCCTCTCAGGGGCGCTACGAGGTAGCTGTGCCCCTCTGCAAGCAGGCCCTGGAGGACCTGGAGAAGACTTCAGGACATGACCACCCCGACGTGGCCACCATGCTCAACATCCTGGCCTTGGTGTACAG gGATCAGAATAAATACAAAGACGCAGCTAACCTGCTGAATGACGCCTTGGCTATCCGTGAGAAAACCCTGGGCAAAGACCATCCTGCG GTGGCAGCGACTTTGAATAACCTTGCAGTCCTTTATGGTAAAAGAGGGAAGTACAAAGAAGCAGAGCCATTGTGTAAAAGAGCTCTGGAAATCCGAGAAAAG GTTTTGGGGAAGGACCACCCCGACGTTGCCAAGCAGTTGAATAACTTGGCCTTACTGTGCCAGAACCAGGGCAAGTATGAAGAGGTCGAGTACTATTACCAAAGAGCCCTGGAGATCTACCAGACGAAACTGGGGCCGGACGACCCCAACGTGGCCAAGACGAAAAATAACCTG gcatCCTGCTATCTGAAGCAAGGAAAGTTCAAGCAGGCAGAAACACTGTACAAAGAAATTCTCACTCGTGCACATGAACGGGAGTTTGGTTCTGTAGATG ATGAAAATAAACCCATTTGGATGCAtgctgaagaaagagaagaatgcaaa GGAAAGCAAAAGGATGGGACATCTTTTGGAGAGTATGGCGGCTGGTACAAAGCCTGCAAAGTTGATAG TCCAACTGTTACAACCACTCTGAAAAACCTCGGGGCACTTTATAGACGTCAAGGCAAATTTGAAGCTGCAGAAACATTAGAAGAAGCTGCCATGAGGTCTCGCAAACAG GGTCTTGACAATGTTCACAAACAGAGGGTGGCGGAAGTGCTCAATGACCCTGAGAACATGGAGAAGCGCAGGAGCCGCGAGAGCCTCAACGTGGACGTGGTCAAGTACGAGAGTGGCCCTGACGGAGGGGAGGAA
- the KLC1 gene encoding kinesin light chain 1 isoform X19 — MYENMSTMVYIKEDKLEKLTQDEIISKTKQVIQGLEALKNEHNSILQSLLETLKCLKKDDESNLVEEKSNMIRKSLEMLELGLSEAQVMMALSNHLNAVESEKQKLRAQVRRLCQENQWLRDELANTQQKLQKSEQSVAQLEEEKKHLEFMNQLKKYDDDISPSEDKDTDSTKEPLDDLFPNDEDDPGQGIQQQHSSAAAAAQQGGYEIPARLRTLHNLVIQYASQGRYEVAVPLCKQALEDLEKTSGHDHPDVATMLNILALVYRDQNKYKDAANLLNDALAIREKTLGKDHPAVAATLNNLAVLYGKRGKYKEAEPLCKRALEIREKVLGKDHPDVAKQLNNLALLCQNQGKYEEVEYYYQRALEIYQTKLGPDDPNVAKTKNNLASCYLKQGKFKQAETLYKEILTRAHEREFGSVDDENKPIWMHAEEREECKGKQKDGTSFGEYGGWYKACKVDSPTVTTTLKNLGALYRRQGKFEAAETLEEAAMRSRKQGLDNVHKQRVAEVLNDPENMEKRRSRESLNVDVVKYESGPDGGEEDGTGSLKRSGSFSKLRASIRRSSEKLVRKLKGGSSRESEPKNPGASLAEPLSVENDSSSSGLEDAIAN, encoded by the exons ATGTATGAGAACATGTCCACAATGGTGTACATAAAGGAAGACAAGTTGGAGAAGCTTACGCAGgatgaaattatttctaagaCAAAGCAAGTGATTCAGGGGCTGGAGGCTTTGAAGAATGAGCACAATTCCATCTTACAAAGTTTACTGGAGACACTGAAGTGTTTGAAGAAGGATGATGAGAGTAACCTGGTGGAGGAGAAATCAAACATGATCCGGAAGTCACTGGAGATGTTGGAGCTTGGCCTGAGTGAGGCACAG GTTATGATGGCTTTGTCGAATCACCTGAATGCTGTGGAGTCTGAGAAACAGAAACTGCGTGCACAGGTTCGTCGTCTGTGCCAGGAGAATCAGTGGCTGCGGGATGAGCTGGCCAACACGCAGCAGAAACTGCAGAAGAGTGAGCAGTCTGTGGCTCAactggaggaggagaagaagcatCTGGAGTTTATGAATCAGCTAAAAAAATACGATGATGACATTTCCCCATCT GAGGACAAAGACACTGATTCTACCAAAGAGCCTCTGGATGACCTTTTCCCCAATGATGAAGACGACCCAGGGCAAGGAA TCCAGCAGCAGCACAGCAGTGCAGCCGCGGCTGCCCAGCAGGGCGGCTACGAGATTCCTGCACGGCTGCGTACGCTCCACAACCTGGTGATCCAGTATGCCTCTCAGGGGCGCTACGAGGTAGCTGTGCCCCTCTGCAAGCAGGCCCTGGAGGACCTGGAGAAGACTTCAGGACATGACCACCCCGACGTGGCCACCATGCTCAACATCCTGGCCTTGGTGTACAG gGATCAGAATAAATACAAAGACGCAGCTAACCTGCTGAATGACGCCTTGGCTATCCGTGAGAAAACCCTGGGCAAAGACCATCCTGCG GTGGCAGCGACTTTGAATAACCTTGCAGTCCTTTATGGTAAAAGAGGGAAGTACAAAGAAGCAGAGCCATTGTGTAAAAGAGCTCTGGAAATCCGAGAAAAG GTTTTGGGGAAGGACCACCCCGACGTTGCCAAGCAGTTGAATAACTTGGCCTTACTGTGCCAGAACCAGGGCAAGTATGAAGAGGTCGAGTACTATTACCAAAGAGCCCTGGAGATCTACCAGACGAAACTGGGGCCGGACGACCCCAACGTGGCCAAGACGAAAAATAACCTG gcatCCTGCTATCTGAAGCAAGGAAAGTTCAAGCAGGCAGAAACACTGTACAAAGAAATTCTCACTCGTGCACATGAACGGGAGTTTGGTTCTGTAGATG ATGAAAATAAACCCATTTGGATGCAtgctgaagaaagagaagaatgcaaa GGAAAGCAAAAGGATGGGACATCTTTTGGAGAGTATGGCGGCTGGTACAAAGCCTGCAAAGTTGATAG TCCAACTGTTACAACCACTCTGAAAAACCTCGGGGCACTTTATAGACGTCAAGGCAAATTTGAAGCTGCAGAAACATTAGAAGAAGCTGCCATGAGGTCTCGCAAACAG GGTCTTGACAATGTTCACAAACAGAGGGTGGCGGAAGTGCTCAATGACCCTGAGAACATGGAGAAGCGCAGGAGCCGCGAGAGCCTCAACGTGGACGTGGTCAAGTACGAGAGTGGCCCTGACGGAGGGGAGGAA GATGGCACTGGATCTTTAAAACGCAGTGGTTCCTTTAGCAAACTCCGGGCTTCCATTAGACGCAGCAGTGAGAAGCTGGTTAGGAAGCTGAAGGGAGGAAGTTCACGAGAGAGTGAGCCAAAGAACCCCGG